A genome region from Brooklawnia propionicigenes includes the following:
- a CDS encoding ArsR/SmtB family transcription factor, with protein sequence MSETEMDRLFHALSASTRRDILRRTMTKEITVSELAREYDMSFSAVQKHISVLEEAQLIVKRAAGRERLVRADPQRIAQARVLLAQYEDLWRARVDRLDALLAESVEPTTP encoded by the coding sequence TTGAGCGAAACCGAGATGGACCGCCTCTTCCACGCGCTGTCGGCGTCGACGAGGCGGGATATCCTGCGCCGCACGATGACCAAGGAGATCACCGTGTCCGAGCTGGCGCGTGAGTACGACATGTCGTTCTCCGCGGTGCAGAAGCACATTTCCGTGCTTGAAGAGGCTCAACTCATCGTCAAGCGGGCGGCCGGGCGCGAACGCCTCGTCCGGGCCGACCCACAACGGATCGCCCAAGCCCGGGTGCTCCTAGCACAGTACGAAGACCTCTGGAGAGCACGCGTTGACCGGCTCGATGCGCTGCTCGCAGAATCGGTCGAACCGACAACTCCGTAA
- a CDS encoding SRPBCC family protein: MPVTDVITSPEDLTIRVIADFAHPVDRVWAAYSDPRQLERFWGPPSWPATFTEWDHTVGDHAQYHMTSPQGEKAYGSWEFLEIDPKNRFVVLDSFADEHGNTVEDLPAMRAEFVFEPTEQGSRLTTVSSFTSLEALEQVLSMGVVEGLTLAMGQIDAVLEGLRAYAQGKGTRTELLSDTHVRITRLIDGSRELVWRAHNDPELIRKWMLGPDGWEMTTCEVATAVGETFHYAWAPVGDVEGQPFGFEGELLFVDEPSRAVTTERMAGTPGPQTINDLNLFEEDGATLITTVIEYPSLEVRDMILGTGMAEGMEMSYARLEELLSA; the protein is encoded by the coding sequence ATGCCAGTCACCGACGTCATCACCAGTCCAGAAGATCTCACCATCCGTGTCATCGCAGACTTCGCCCATCCGGTCGATCGGGTGTGGGCCGCCTACTCCGACCCGCGCCAGCTGGAGCGTTTCTGGGGGCCGCCGAGTTGGCCCGCGACGTTTACCGAATGGGACCACACGGTGGGTGATCATGCGCAGTACCACATGACCAGCCCGCAGGGCGAGAAGGCGTACGGCAGCTGGGAGTTCTTGGAGATCGACCCGAAGAACCGTTTCGTGGTGCTCGATTCCTTCGCGGACGAGCACGGCAATACAGTCGAGGATCTCCCCGCGATGCGGGCAGAGTTCGTCTTCGAACCGACCGAGCAGGGCAGCCGGCTCACCACGGTGTCGTCGTTCACCTCACTCGAGGCACTCGAACAGGTGCTGTCGATGGGTGTGGTCGAAGGTCTCACCCTCGCCATGGGCCAGATCGACGCGGTGCTGGAAGGCCTGCGCGCCTACGCCCAGGGCAAGGGCACCCGCACCGAACTGCTGAGCGACACCCATGTGCGCATCACCAGGCTGATCGACGGATCGCGCGAGCTCGTCTGGCGCGCCCACAACGATCCCGAACTCATCAGGAAGTGGATGCTCGGACCCGATGGCTGGGAGATGACCACCTGCGAGGTCGCCACTGCCGTCGGCGAGACTTTCCATTACGCATGGGCGCCGGTCGGCGACGTCGAGGGCCAGCCCTTCGGCTTCGAGGGCGAATTGCTGTTCGTGGACGAGCCGTCCCGCGCGGTGACCACCGAGCGAATGGCCGGCACGCCCGGTCCGCAGACGATCAACGACCTCAACCTGTTCGAAGAGGACGGCGCGACGCTGATCACCACGGTCATCGAATACCCCAGCCTCGAGGTCAGGGACATGATCCTCGGCACCGGAATGGCCGAGGGCATGGAGATGTCCTACGCGAGGTTGGAGGAGCTCCTGTCCGCCTGA
- the hemQ gene encoding hydrogen peroxide-dependent heme synthase: MEATALWRALGGWAATSLGATSIRKGTMTELNPAGISAEQLNQTIAYTQYAVYTRHGGAGADAADPQTQLDRWVEKWTSRGVTVRGLYDASGFKADSDVIVWTHCPDMATLQAAHVAFRRLPAAGALTLAWSAVGVHREAEFAKSHGPAFMYGKQPRTWLTVYPFVRSYEWYLLPDEQRREMLLEHGKKGRQYPQVNANTVAAFALGDYEWLLAFEADELTDLVDMMRDLRYTEARRHVREELPFYTGRRITTAQLAVLLA; the protein is encoded by the coding sequence ATGGAAGCAACTGCTTTGTGGCGGGCGCTCGGGGGATGGGCGGCCACTAGTCTGGGTGCCACCTCGATTCGGAAGGGCACCATGACCGAACTCAATCCCGCCGGCATCAGCGCCGAGCAGCTGAACCAGACGATCGCCTACACGCAGTACGCCGTCTACACCCGTCATGGCGGCGCCGGAGCCGACGCGGCCGATCCCCAGACCCAGCTGGATCGCTGGGTCGAGAAGTGGACGAGCAGAGGTGTCACCGTCCGTGGGCTGTACGACGCGAGCGGTTTCAAGGCGGACTCGGACGTCATCGTGTGGACCCACTGCCCGGACATGGCCACCCTGCAGGCGGCCCATGTCGCCTTCCGTCGCTTGCCTGCGGCTGGTGCGCTGACCCTGGCGTGGAGCGCCGTGGGCGTCCACCGGGAGGCTGAGTTCGCCAAGAGCCACGGCCCGGCGTTCATGTACGGCAAGCAGCCGCGCACCTGGCTCACGGTCTACCCGTTCGTCCGCTCGTACGAGTGGTACCTGCTGCCGGACGAGCAGCGCCGCGAGATGCTGCTTGAGCACGGCAAGAAGGGCCGCCAGTATCCGCAGGTCAACGCCAACACCGTCGCGGCCTTCGCGCTCGGCGACTATGAATGGCTGCTCGCCTTCGAGGCCGATGAGCTCACCGATCTGGTCGACATGATGCGCGACCTGCGCTACACCGAGGCCCGCCGACACGTCCGCGAGGAACTGCCCTTCTACACCGGACGCCGGATCACCACGGCGCAGCTTGCGGTGCTGTTGGCCTGA
- a CDS encoding HAD-IIB family hydrolase codes for MTKTVFIDFDGTLADHGQVPAAHIEAIQEIRANGHHVLLCTGRPKSLVPKLLRDSLFDGLVCAAGGYVEINGHVLIDTRFPADVASRTVALLTEHHTTFILEAPEAVYCLPDAADRVREAFSGKVWSTDPDDESYELMSAVHTADDLSGCSFGKAVVVESSGPTVGELAELIGPAVSAIQISVQGMSGGAGEIYLRGIDKSAGMARVAEYLGTPRSEIVAIGDGYNDVEMVAYAGIGVVVEGAPKALLDHAQFIIPGPAEHGLVDAFDRLGLSSAPVVH; via the coding sequence ATGACTAAAACTGTCTTTATCGACTTCGACGGAACCCTGGCCGATCATGGGCAGGTGCCCGCCGCCCACATCGAGGCCATCCAAGAGATCCGAGCTAACGGTCACCATGTGCTCTTGTGCACCGGACGCCCCAAGTCGCTGGTGCCGAAGCTTCTGCGGGATTCGCTTTTCGACGGCCTGGTCTGCGCGGCGGGCGGCTATGTCGAGATCAACGGTCACGTATTGATCGACACCCGGTTTCCGGCGGATGTCGCCTCCCGGACCGTCGCGCTGCTCACCGAGCACCACACCACCTTCATTCTGGAGGCTCCGGAAGCGGTCTACTGCCTGCCGGACGCCGCCGATCGCGTGCGCGAGGCATTCAGCGGAAAGGTCTGGTCGACAGATCCGGACGATGAGTCCTATGAGCTGATGTCGGCGGTGCACACCGCCGACGATCTCAGCGGCTGCTCATTCGGGAAGGCGGTCGTGGTGGAGTCCTCGGGTCCGACCGTCGGCGAGCTGGCCGAATTGATCGGACCGGCCGTCTCCGCGATCCAGATCTCGGTGCAGGGCATGAGCGGCGGCGCCGGAGAGATCTACCTGCGCGGCATCGACAAATCGGCCGGCATGGCTCGGGTCGCCGAGTACCTGGGGACCCCGCGATCTGAGATCGTCGCCATCGGCGACGGCTACAACGATGTCGAGATGGTCGCGTACGCGGGCATCGGTGTCGTCGTCGAGGGTGCGCCGAAGGCACTGCTCGACCACGCCCAGTTCATCATTCCCGGTCCGGCCGAGCACGGCTTGGTGGACGCATTCGACCGGCTCGGGCTGAGCTCCGCGCCAGTCGTTCACTGA
- a CDS encoding type II toxin-antitoxin system VapC family toxin, protein MAYYIDTSALVKLVVAKPETAALRSWIAAEHPSLVSSDLARTELLRVVRRVLPDRLEQARAVLDSITLTKVVTPVFESAGLVDPTILRTLDAVHLASALELGDDLDGIVSYDERMAGAARSHGITVVAPR, encoded by the coding sequence GTGGCTTACTACATCGACACCTCGGCTCTGGTGAAGCTTGTCGTCGCCAAGCCCGAGACTGCGGCTCTGCGCTCCTGGATCGCAGCTGAGCATCCGAGCCTGGTGTCCTCGGATCTGGCCCGCACCGAGTTGCTGCGAGTCGTCCGCCGGGTGCTGCCCGATCGGCTCGAGCAGGCCAGGGCGGTGCTCGACTCGATCACCCTGACGAAGGTGGTCACCCCGGTCTTCGAGTCTGCCGGGCTGGTCGATCCCACTATCCTGCGGACTCTGGACGCGGTGCACCTGGCGTCCGCGCTCGAACTCGGCGACGACCTCGACGGGATCGTCAGCTACGACGAGCGGATGGCCGGCGCCGCGCGCAGTCACGGCATCACGGTCGTCGCGCCGCGCTGA
- a CDS encoding type II toxin-antitoxin system Phd/YefM family antitoxin gives MSEVGIRALKQNASAVVADAAAGQTITITDRGRPVALITPIPSSPLQGMLDSGQARPPRSDISDLPDPAPGPDLASELAGMRNAERY, from the coding sequence ATGAGCGAGGTTGGGATTCGTGCACTGAAGCAGAACGCCTCCGCTGTCGTCGCTGACGCGGCAGCCGGCCAGACCATCACCATCACCGACCGCGGACGACCGGTCGCCCTGATCACACCGATTCCGTCGTCCCCACTACAGGGCATGCTCGACAGCGGACAGGCTCGGCCACCTAGGTCGGACATCAGCGATCTGCCGGACCCGGCCCCGGGACCGGACCTGGCGTCCGAACTGGCCGGCATGCGCAATGCGGAGAGGTACTGA
- a CDS encoding heavy metal translocating P-type ATPase: MASHESRQETHNHDMAGMQMAGMTGAHDHQPHSDHNHEMHGHDMADHDMHDHDMAGMPGMSGHDMHGGHAHHVAQFRRLFWIMLALAIPTVAFDEMFAHLLGYHLPAAGWVAWISPILGTIIYVWGGRPFLSGAVSEIRSRKPGMMLLIGLAISVAFLASWGATLTLLDAELSFWWELALLVVIMLLGHWIEMRSLAQTSSALDSLAALLPDQAEKLVDDKPVSVSPSDLQVDDIVIVRPGGSVPADGTIVDGSASMDESMITGESRAVARGVGDHVVAGTIATDSGLRIRVTATGNDTALAGIQKLVADAQSSSSRAQRIADRAAALLFWYALGAAAITATVWLLLDAPDQAVIRAITVLVIACPHALGLAIPLVVSIATERAARGGVLITDRLALESMRNIDVVVFDKTGTLTKGEPALTAVEIAAGQTKDDVLTLAAAAESASEHPLAKAIVAAAHDHQPDLPAASDFSSSPAVGVKATVDGRTVEVGGPHLLEQHGLDPLTGTADWDAAGSTVVHVVVDGQVIGALRLADEIRPESRDAVDALHAAGVQVVMITGDAQSVAETVADELGIDQVFAGVRPEEKASKISGLQAVGYRVAMVGDGVNDAPALAQADVGIAIGAGTDVAIGTAGVVLASSDPRSVLSVIELSRASYRKMQQNLWWAAGYNLIAVPLAAGVLAPIGFVLPMSVGAILMSASTVVVALNAQLLRRIDLRPASSTARYLGTSTRAATSARN; the protein is encoded by the coding sequence ATGGCGAGTCACGAATCGCGGCAAGAGACGCACAACCACGACATGGCCGGGATGCAGATGGCCGGCATGACGGGCGCGCACGACCACCAGCCCCACAGCGATCACAACCACGAGATGCACGGCCACGACATGGCCGATCACGACATGCATGACCACGACATGGCCGGCATGCCAGGGATGAGCGGCCATGACATGCACGGCGGCCATGCCCACCACGTCGCGCAGTTCCGCAGACTGTTCTGGATCATGCTGGCCCTGGCAATCCCCACGGTCGCCTTCGACGAGATGTTCGCGCATCTGCTCGGCTACCACCTGCCCGCCGCCGGCTGGGTCGCCTGGATCTCCCCCATCCTCGGCACCATCATCTACGTGTGGGGCGGCCGTCCGTTCCTGAGCGGCGCCGTCTCAGAAATCCGCTCCCGCAAGCCCGGCATGATGCTGCTGATCGGCCTGGCAATCAGCGTCGCATTCCTCGCCTCCTGGGGCGCCACCCTCACCCTGCTCGACGCCGAACTCAGCTTCTGGTGGGAGCTTGCCCTGCTGGTGGTCATCATGTTGCTCGGCCACTGGATCGAGATGCGCTCACTGGCCCAGACCTCCTCAGCTCTCGACTCGTTGGCAGCCCTGCTGCCCGATCAGGCCGAGAAGCTCGTGGACGACAAACCCGTCTCCGTCTCCCCTAGTGATCTCCAGGTGGACGACATCGTCATCGTCCGCCCAGGAGGATCGGTCCCGGCCGACGGCACTATCGTCGACGGCTCGGCCAGCATGGACGAGTCCATGATCACCGGCGAATCGCGCGCTGTCGCCCGCGGCGTCGGCGACCATGTCGTGGCCGGCACCATCGCCACCGATTCGGGCCTGCGCATCCGGGTCACCGCCACCGGCAACGACACCGCGCTGGCCGGCATCCAGAAGCTGGTCGCCGACGCGCAGTCGTCCTCGTCCAGGGCGCAGCGGATCGCCGACCGGGCCGCCGCACTGCTGTTCTGGTACGCACTCGGCGCCGCCGCGATCACCGCGACGGTCTGGCTGCTGCTGGACGCTCCCGATCAGGCGGTGATCCGCGCGATCACCGTGCTGGTCATCGCCTGCCCGCACGCCCTGGGCCTGGCGATTCCGCTGGTCGTCTCGATCGCCACCGAACGCGCCGCCCGCGGCGGCGTCCTGATCACCGACCGGCTGGCGCTGGAGTCGATGCGCAACATCGACGTCGTCGTCTTCGACAAGACGGGGACGCTGACCAAGGGCGAACCAGCCCTTACCGCCGTCGAGATCGCCGCAGGCCAGACCAAGGACGACGTCCTGACCCTGGCTGCCGCGGCCGAATCGGCCAGCGAGCATCCGCTCGCGAAGGCGATCGTCGCAGCCGCCCACGACCACCAGCCCGATCTGCCTGCGGCAAGCGACTTCTCGTCCTCGCCTGCGGTCGGGGTGAAGGCGACCGTTGACGGCCGCACCGTCGAGGTCGGCGGACCGCACCTGCTTGAGCAGCACGGCCTCGATCCGCTGACCGGCACCGCCGATTGGGACGCCGCGGGCTCCACCGTGGTGCACGTCGTCGTCGACGGCCAGGTGATCGGTGCGCTGCGGCTGGCCGACGAGATCCGGCCCGAATCGCGCGACGCCGTCGACGCGCTGCATGCCGCCGGTGTGCAGGTGGTGATGATCACCGGTGACGCCCAGTCGGTGGCCGAGACCGTCGCCGACGAACTGGGCATCGATCAGGTCTTCGCGGGCGTCCGCCCGGAGGAGAAGGCCTCCAAGATCTCGGGACTGCAGGCCGTCGGATACAGGGTCGCGATGGTCGGAGACGGCGTCAACGACGCACCCGCGCTGGCTCAGGCCGATGTCGGCATCGCGATCGGCGCCGGCACCGATGTCGCGATCGGCACGGCCGGGGTCGTGCTGGCCAGCTCGGATCCGCGGTCGGTGCTGTCGGTGATCGAGCTGTCGCGTGCCAGCTACCGCAAGATGCAGCAGAACCTGTGGTGGGCGGCCGGCTACAACCTCATCGCCGTGCCGCTGGCCGCCGGCGTGCTGGCGCCGATCGGATTCGTGCTGCCGATGAGCGTCGGAGCCATCCTGATGTCGGCATCCACCGTTGTGGTCGCCCTGAACGCGCAGCTGCTGCGCCGCATCGATCTGCGTCCGGCGAGCAGCACTGCGCGCTATCTGGGGACGAGCACCCGGGCGGCCACCAGCGCGCGCAACTGA
- a CDS encoding nitrilase-related carbon-nitrogen hydrolase — protein MTELLEARSSAVVETNPPRGGGESAPRGDDARSSAAESGERLRIALAQLSAGLDPAENLTAIAEQIAAAGEAGAALVVFPEAAMACFAATLAEVAQPLDGPFASGVRAAAAAAGVIAVVGMFTPASGSETADVSLDRSAEMVAPASGTGVLGAPEDELGEAVAPAPDSRVHNTLLITGPGIETHYDKVHLYDAYGSQESATVAPGKSLVTIDVLGTRIGFATCYDLRFPDQFTELGRRGAQLVVVPASWADGPGKFEQWDVLTRARAMDSQAFLAACDQAWTPPQGAIALGIGHSRVANPYGKLVGALDGDAGMLIVDIDLTTVDEARRQLPILSSGSLTSAHGDSD, from the coding sequence GTGACTGAACTGCTCGAGGCTCGAAGTTCCGCTGTGGTCGAGACAAACCCGCCGCGTGGTGGTGGCGAATCTGCTCCGCGCGGCGACGATGCTCGAAGTTCGGCGGCGGAATCTGGCGAGCGCCTGCGGATCGCGCTGGCACAGCTGAGTGCGGGTCTCGATCCGGCCGAGAACTTGACCGCCATTGCTGAACAGATCGCTGCAGCTGGCGAGGCCGGGGCCGCACTGGTCGTCTTCCCGGAGGCCGCGATGGCCTGCTTCGCCGCCACGCTGGCGGAGGTGGCTCAGCCCTTGGATGGTCCGTTCGCCTCGGGGGTGCGGGCCGCCGCGGCGGCCGCCGGCGTCATCGCGGTTGTGGGCATGTTCACCCCGGCGTCAGGTTCTGAGACAGCCGACGTATCACTGGATCGCTCTGCCGAGATGGTCGCCCCGGCCTCGGGGACTGGTGTCCTCGGCGCGCCGGAGGATGAGCTTGGCGAGGCCGTCGCCCCGGCCCCAGATTCCCGCGTGCACAACACCTTGCTGATCACCGGACCGGGCATCGAAACCCACTATGACAAGGTGCATCTCTACGATGCGTACGGCTCGCAGGAGTCCGCCACCGTCGCCCCGGGGAAGTCACTGGTGACCATTGATGTCCTCGGCACGCGCATCGGATTCGCCACCTGCTACGACCTACGGTTCCCTGATCAGTTCACCGAACTGGGGCGCCGCGGCGCGCAGCTCGTGGTTGTGCCTGCCTCGTGGGCGGACGGCCCGGGCAAGTTCGAGCAGTGGGATGTGCTCACCCGCGCCCGCGCGATGGACTCCCAGGCATTCCTGGCCGCCTGCGATCAGGCCTGGACACCGCCCCAGGGGGCGATCGCTCTGGGCATCGGACACAGTCGGGTGGCCAATCCCTATGGCAAGCTCGTCGGAGCACTCGATGGCGACGCCGGAATGCTGATCGTCGACATCGACCTCACTACGGTAGACGAAGCCCGCCGACAGCTCCCGATTCTCTCCAGCGGCTCCCTGACCAGCGCCCATGGTGACTCCGACTGA
- a CDS encoding type IV toxin-antitoxin system AbiEi family antitoxin domain-containing protein: MATHPAIPDRLMELARAQAGVLLWDQIRHCGLSERTVHRLVHDGFWTRLARGVYLTHCLAPDWLSLAWAGYFVAGDEAAIGGQAALKLAHIIDDADLPIPIVLPHTSPHRVSTSWWSFTRTRVPFRTMGDLPRLRTERAIIDLCAADPDRSAHWVTLAAGSRKASVQRMREELDAMPQCAARRQLTELLADAGTGIHSPLELVYLRDVERAHGMAPGRRQVRSGSYIRDVYYDEGLIVELDGRTGHEGVGAFRDMDRDNYHTMQGRPTLRYGWEQCHGTPCRTFREVAEMRHSLGWTGDIKRCRRCR, translated from the coding sequence ATGGCAACCCACCCGGCAATCCCCGACCGGCTGATGGAGCTGGCGCGCGCCCAGGCCGGTGTACTCCTCTGGGATCAGATCAGGCACTGTGGCCTGTCCGAGAGGACCGTCCACCGGCTCGTCCACGATGGATTCTGGACCCGCCTCGCTCGCGGGGTCTACCTGACGCACTGCCTCGCGCCCGACTGGTTGTCGCTGGCATGGGCCGGATACTTCGTCGCCGGTGACGAAGCCGCAATCGGAGGGCAGGCGGCGCTGAAGCTGGCCCACATCATCGACGACGCCGACCTGCCCATACCTATCGTCCTTCCGCACACGAGCCCGCATCGGGTAAGCACGAGTTGGTGGTCGTTCACTCGCACGCGAGTGCCGTTCCGCACGATGGGCGACCTCCCGCGGTTGAGAACCGAAAGAGCGATCATCGACCTGTGTGCCGCTGATCCTGATCGATCCGCCCACTGGGTGACCCTGGCCGCGGGAAGCCGCAAGGCCAGCGTGCAACGGATGCGCGAAGAACTGGATGCGATGCCTCAGTGCGCCGCGCGCAGGCAACTGACCGAGCTGCTGGCCGATGCCGGCACGGGCATTCACAGCCCGCTCGAACTGGTCTACCTGCGCGACGTCGAGCGGGCCCACGGCATGGCCCCGGGCCGCAGGCAGGTGCGCAGTGGCAGCTACATCCGCGACGTCTACTACGACGAAGGCCTGATCGTCGAGCTCGACGGAAGGACCGGCCACGAGGGAGTCGGCGCGTTCCGTGATATGGATCGGGACAACTACCACACCATGCAGGGGAGACCGACGTTGCGTTACGGGTGGGAACAGTGCCACGGCACGCCTTGCCGGACGTTCCGCGAAGTGGCCGAGATGCGTCACTCATTGGGCTGGACCGGGGACATCAAGAGGTGCAGACGCTGCCGTTGA